One Sphingopyxis macrogoltabida genomic region harbors:
- a CDS encoding HsdM family class I SAM-dependent methyltransferase, with protein sequence MIPFKDIIAEHGGDPACFLNFDDEGDQVHLLPYATLSAARSTGKTDPISALMGVYEWQSGPLFMLVDGDAVTGDPEGLARLRRLVAMRGDAPYIAVLQMGRLSFHSVGLDNESFDATRAISEELDDLGMVIPFIANTRPNASSRQVWISDVILNLLTAALDALVALKIDDGDAISLVGRALFTRFLADRGLLPGTVSQACDGGINHLFDSAASAAKVSVWLDETFNGDFLPLSDASIHSIPEAAFQTVGNIMRRAPDGQLPIEWAEDWARLDFAHIPVGVLSQAYERYLGRHQKDKQRKEGSYYTPRHIADLMVHATFATLRREGVAHTAKILDPAAGAGVFLITAFRQIVKERWQHDGKRPDTKALRQILYDQIRGFDINDSALRFAALGLYLISIELDAAPKPVEKLKFSRDLRQTVIFELGQSDEAADGSLGSLGDQVGPEHAGQYDLVIGNPPWSSATGLADWPSVIKRTAQIARERLNDRIAAPLPNEALDLPFVWRAMEWAKPDGQIAFALHGRLLFQRGEGMDKALAALCRAIDITGVVNGAEVRQSQVWPKVAAPFCLFFARNRCSAAGAAFRYVSPHLEGPLTASGGWRIDPTNTETIAIDELRQRPELLKILFRGTRLDLDIFERLSATQFSTFGEYWQGLHGGTVNQPNCAGKGFGNLFEGSRPNPLEDHLPGYSAEKMLDLPLLDHEAFRGVLLDTSSFRLFRDLGMPRLDQRRSLSLYTGPMLLVKKSPDARDGRIKTAVSLEDLTFNQSYYGYTAHRQESAADLVKYLCLIISSKIALWHALITSGGFGVERDPVEKFVIQEAPLLPFETLTAENRACATALFAELADAETPEVWQKVDEWVGSLFNLTPDDIQVISDTLAFALPFGKNRIAARAPVGALARAAFSERLEAELAPWGENFGRQFTITAVEAPPLSPWQFIAVAAGAGERKASADRPLMEAMRHMADTMSASELLYWDEQLDCLFVGRLNQARYWSVSQARLVARRIIWDNVDFLSGRRTT encoded by the coding sequence ATGATCCCGTTCAAGGATATCATAGCGGAGCACGGGGGGGACCCAGCCTGCTTCCTCAACTTTGATGATGAGGGTGACCAAGTTCACCTCTTGCCTTACGCCACGCTGTCAGCAGCACGATCAACAGGGAAGACCGATCCAATTTCGGCACTGATGGGCGTGTACGAGTGGCAGAGCGGGCCATTGTTTATGCTTGTCGATGGCGACGCGGTGACGGGTGACCCGGAGGGATTGGCGCGTCTCCGGCGCTTGGTCGCCATGCGCGGCGACGCCCCGTACATCGCGGTGCTCCAGATGGGAAGGCTCAGCTTTCACAGCGTCGGCCTGGACAACGAATCCTTCGACGCAACGCGGGCAATTTCCGAAGAGCTGGACGACCTTGGCATGGTCATCCCATTCATCGCTAATACACGGCCGAATGCGTCGTCGCGTCAGGTCTGGATCAGCGACGTAATTTTGAACCTTTTGACGGCAGCGCTTGATGCCCTCGTGGCTCTGAAAATCGACGACGGGGACGCTATTTCGCTAGTGGGGCGAGCGCTATTTACGCGCTTCTTGGCTGATCGCGGGCTGTTGCCCGGCACTGTTAGCCAAGCTTGCGATGGCGGAATCAACCACCTTTTCGACAGCGCTGCAAGCGCGGCAAAGGTGTCGGTCTGGCTTGATGAAACGTTCAACGGGGATTTCCTGCCGCTGTCGGATGCCAGTATCCACTCCATTCCGGAAGCGGCGTTCCAGACCGTTGGAAACATCATGCGGCGGGCCCCGGACGGGCAATTGCCGATCGAATGGGCGGAGGATTGGGCAAGGCTCGACTTTGCACACATCCCCGTGGGGGTTCTGAGTCAAGCTTATGAGCGCTACTTGGGCCGGCACCAGAAGGACAAGCAGCGTAAGGAGGGCAGCTACTATACCCCAAGGCACATCGCCGATCTTATGGTTCATGCGACGTTCGCGACCTTGCGGCGCGAAGGCGTAGCGCACACGGCGAAAATATTGGACCCGGCGGCGGGGGCGGGAGTTTTTTTGATCACCGCGTTTCGGCAAATCGTAAAAGAGCGTTGGCAGCATGATGGCAAACGGCCCGATACGAAGGCTCTCCGCCAGATTCTCTACGATCAAATCCGCGGATTTGATATCAATGACTCCGCGCTGCGCTTCGCGGCACTTGGTCTTTATTTAATTTCGATCGAACTCGATGCTGCACCCAAGCCTGTCGAGAAGCTCAAGTTCAGCCGCGATCTTCGTCAGACCGTCATTTTTGAACTCGGTCAGAGCGACGAGGCAGCAGATGGCAGCCTCGGAAGTTTGGGCGACCAAGTAGGCCCCGAGCACGCTGGCCAATATGATCTGGTGATCGGGAACCCGCCCTGGTCTTCCGCAACAGGTCTCGCCGACTGGCCATCGGTCATCAAGCGAACAGCTCAGATCGCCCGCGAACGATTGAACGACCGGATCGCGGCGCCGCTTCCCAACGAAGCGCTTGATTTGCCATTTGTCTGGCGCGCCATGGAATGGGCGAAACCGGACGGACAGATCGCCTTCGCCTTGCATGGTCGCCTGCTATTCCAACGTGGCGAAGGCATGGACAAGGCGCTTGCGGCGCTCTGCCGGGCTATCGATATTACCGGTGTGGTGAACGGCGCAGAGGTTCGCCAATCGCAGGTTTGGCCCAAAGTGGCTGCGCCATTTTGTTTGTTCTTCGCTCGCAATCGGTGCTCCGCCGCGGGCGCCGCTTTTCGGTACGTCAGCCCCCATCTAGAAGGCCCACTTACTGCCAGCGGAGGGTGGAGGATCGACCCGACCAATACCGAAACCATCGCAATCGACGAGCTAAGACAAAGACCCGAGCTACTGAAAATCCTGTTTCGGGGCACGCGGCTCGACCTCGACATCTTCGAGCGATTGTCCGCGACGCAATTTTCGACATTTGGAGAATATTGGCAGGGTCTGCATGGCGGTACTGTCAACCAACCGAACTGCGCCGGAAAAGGCTTCGGAAATCTCTTTGAAGGTAGCAGGCCCAATCCCCTTGAAGACCATCTGCCCGGCTATTCCGCGGAGAAAATGCTCGACTTGCCTTTACTGGATCACGAGGCGTTTCGCGGCGTGCTCTTGGACACGTCGAGCTTCCGACTGTTTCGTGATCTGGGCATGCCGCGTCTCGATCAGCGGCGCTCGCTGAGCCTTTATACTGGGCCGATGCTGCTAGTGAAAAAATCCCCCGACGCCAGAGACGGGCGGATCAAGACAGCCGTTTCGCTAGAAGACCTGACATTCAACCAAAGCTATTACGGCTACACCGCGCATCGGCAGGAATCGGCCGCCGATCTGGTCAAATATCTTTGCCTGATCATCAGTAGTAAAATCGCGCTCTGGCACGCCTTGATCACAAGCGGGGGCTTCGGTGTTGAACGCGACCCGGTCGAGAAATTTGTTATCCAAGAAGCTCCGTTGCTGCCTTTCGAGACGCTAACGGCAGAGAATCGCGCATGCGCTACCGCGCTTTTTGCTGAGCTCGCAGACGCCGAAACACCCGAGGTTTGGCAGAAAGTCGACGAGTGGGTGGGGTCACTGTTCAATCTCACACCCGATGACATTCAGGTGATCTCCGATACACTCGCCTTTGCGCTCCCCTTCGGCAAAAACCGAATCGCAGCTCGGGCGCCCGTTGGCGCACTTGCTCGAGCAGCTTTCTCCGAGCGGTTGGAAGCTGAGCTAGCTCCTTGGGGTGAGAATTTCGGTCGCCAGTTTACTATCACGGCTGTGGAGGCGCCGCCTTTGTCGCCTTGGCAATTTATCGCGGTTGCAGCCGGCGCAGGGGAGAGAAAGGCGTCGGCCGATCGGCCGCTTATGGAAGCGATGCGGCATATGGCAGACACGATGTCCGCAAGCGAACTCCTGTATTGGGATGAGCAATTGGATTGCCTCTTCGTAGGCCGGCTTAATCAGGCGCGCTATTGGTCGGTTAGCCAAGCGCGTCTCGTTGCGCGGCGCATTATTTGGGATAATGTCGATTTTCTGTCGGGCAGGCGCACTACATAA
- a CDS encoding dCTP deaminase domain-containing protein yields the protein MSIGLARVWTALSSWACYLLFGPKPVPAVPKAQPADARSLDPATTKKDFDDRADWWEFTDPFDDLDPALLTAEQINNYARVTGLIRPFDEKLLKGATYEIGVGGNVYSWDDKKKKKVLPVANVGESGIVLEANSITFVETDVEFRLPQYIAMRFNLHIKLVHRGLLLGTGPIVDPGFRGRLLIPLHNLTSQPLTIKQGEKIVWIEFTKTSFGQSSDREGYRKELPNFKVFPKNKRWIEAEAYLQKANSGNPIMSSISGFISKTNKQLKRNTRWVNTLGITGFISIALTVFGGLYASLTVLNNAWTAVNTDVAQRKELEARLQRLERCLKTAKVTNKPPTPDC from the coding sequence ATGTCGATTGGGTTGGCACGGGTGTGGACAGCTTTGTCAAGCTGGGCCTGCTATCTGCTCTTCGGGCCTAAGCCTGTTCCCGCCGTGCCGAAAGCCCAGCCAGCCGATGCCCGCTCTTTGGACCCGGCAACGACGAAGAAAGACTTCGATGATCGAGCGGATTGGTGGGAATTCACGGATCCTTTTGATGACTTGGACCCGGCGCTACTGACGGCAGAACAGATCAACAATTATGCGCGTGTTACCGGTCTTATTCGGCCTTTTGATGAGAAGCTGTTGAAGGGAGCCACCTACGAGATCGGCGTAGGGGGCAATGTATATTCTTGGGATGACAAGAAAAAGAAGAAGGTCTTACCGGTGGCAAATGTCGGCGAGAGCGGAATCGTTCTCGAGGCGAACTCGATCACGTTTGTCGAGACCGACGTGGAGTTTCGCCTACCGCAATATATCGCGATGCGCTTTAACCTTCATATCAAGCTGGTTCATCGCGGTCTCCTGCTCGGCACAGGCCCGATCGTCGACCCGGGTTTTCGGGGACGCCTGCTTATCCCCCTGCACAATCTGACGAGTCAGCCGCTTACCATCAAACAGGGCGAGAAAATCGTCTGGATTGAATTCACCAAAACCTCGTTTGGCCAGTCATCGGATCGCGAGGGCTATCGCAAAGAGCTCCCGAACTTCAAAGTCTTTCCGAAGAACAAAAGATGGATCGAGGCGGAGGCCTACCTACAAAAAGCCAACTCGGGCAATCCTATCATGAGCTCGATTTCTGGATTTATTTCCAAAACTAACAAACAATTAAAGAGAAACACCAGATGGGTGAATACGCTCGGAATTACGGGCTTCATAAGCATTGCGCTGACCGTGTTTGGCGGTCTCTACGCAAGCTTGACCGTCCTCAACAATGCATGGACCGCTGTGAACACAGACGTTGCTCAGCGCAAGGAGCTAGAGGCCCGGCTACAACGTCTTGAACGATGCTTAAAGACCGCGAAGGTTACGAACAAACCGCCCACACCCGACTGCTGA
- a CDS encoding adenylosuccinate synthetase, translating into MPVSIVVGGQYGSEGKGKVALALARQERGEAVVVRVGGPNSGHTGYDRSGRRWVLRQLPVAAVDGVRLIVLPAGSYLDPDLLLEEIASLGLAPEDVAISPQARVITSGHIDHEVNSKINQSIGSTATGTGAAVVAAIQRGAPDAGPAAAFAKNDDRLKPYVKSTIDLLRQALDEGRRVIIEGTQGFGLSPLHSPHWPNVTSRDTSAAGFLSEAGLAPTDVDDVTLVLRCWPIRVSGNSGPLETETDWETVTRESGAHIDLSEFTSVTKKLRRVGRFEFDIAKQAIAVNMPTRIVLNHLDHVDWRCHDGALTGAAQEFIHFVERGLNRHVDWVGTGVDSFVKLGLLSALRA; encoded by the coding sequence ATGCCCGTTAGCATCGTCGTCGGTGGCCAATATGGATCCGAAGGCAAAGGCAAGGTAGCGCTAGCGCTAGCGCGGCAGGAACGCGGCGAAGCTGTGGTGGTGAGGGTCGGCGGCCCCAATTCCGGTCATACCGGTTATGACCGAAGCGGGCGGCGCTGGGTATTGCGACAGCTCCCCGTTGCAGCGGTCGACGGAGTTCGCCTGATCGTGCTCCCCGCGGGATCTTATCTTGATCCCGACCTGCTACTTGAAGAAATCGCATCGCTGGGCCTTGCCCCGGAGGATGTTGCCATTAGTCCGCAAGCGCGCGTCATTACATCTGGACATATCGACCATGAGGTGAACTCCAAAATCAACCAGTCCATCGGCTCAACCGCGACTGGTACCGGTGCTGCGGTCGTCGCGGCCATTCAGCGGGGCGCGCCAGATGCGGGCCCGGCCGCTGCCTTCGCTAAGAATGACGATCGACTTAAACCCTATGTCAAATCCACGATTGACCTCTTGCGCCAAGCTCTGGACGAAGGTCGCCGGGTCATCATCGAAGGAACGCAGGGCTTTGGGCTCTCTCCGCTCCATTCCCCGCATTGGCCCAATGTGACGAGCCGCGACACCAGTGCAGCGGGCTTCCTATCGGAAGCCGGCCTGGCGCCCACTGATGTCGACGATGTAACACTTGTGCTGCGATGCTGGCCCATTCGGGTATCGGGAAACTCGGGGCCGTTGGAAACCGAGACCGATTGGGAGACGGTAACGCGTGAAAGCGGAGCGCACATCGATCTCAGCGAATTTACGAGTGTTACCAAGAAATTACGAAGAGTCGGCCGCTTTGAATTCGATATCGCGAAGCAAGCGATCGCGGTGAACATGCCGACGAGGATCGTCCTCAATCACCTCGATCATGTCGATTGGCGCTGCCACGACGGCGCGCTTACAGGTGCAGCGCAGGAATTCATTCACTTTGTCGAGCGGGGGCTGAACCGACATGTCGATTGGGTTGGCACGGGTGTGGACAGCTTTGTCAAGCTGGGCCTGCTATCTGCTCTTCGGGCCTAA